The Natrinema sp. DC36 genome includes the window CTTGTCCTTGTCTTTGATGTTCCCGTAAATAACTCCACACACGTCATCCCACCCATCGTCGTTCCAGATGTTGTTACCGTCCTGAAGGTCCTCACGTTGCTTTGCACCGTATCCTTCGTCCACCGCGACCCGATCAACCTGATAGTCTCGAATCCGCTTCTCGACCTCCTCAAGCTCGTCCTGCTTGTTCAGATCAGAGTCGATAAATTCGATGTCACGGAGGACGATAGTATACTCATCGTCGTGTTCGATCTTTTCACCCACGACGATTACCGTATCAGATGCGTCTTCACCGCCACCACCACCCCAGTCAACCCCCATTACAACCGTACTATCGTCAAACTCGCGTTTGTTGGTAAAGCTCTTATCTGGGATGAGGCGCTCATCAACGTGCTTGTCGGACAGTAGGTCGTTCTCTGGCGTGTAAAACTCGGCCAGAACTTCGTTCTTAAACTTCTTCTTCGTGTATTTCTGACGCTTAAACTCGATCTTAGCGTCGTCGTGAAGCGGGGAAGCGTACTGATCGATGTGCCACCCAGTGACCTTATATCCCTCAATCGAATCAGCAGCAGCAGTTTTCTCTTCTATCTCACGACGGATGTCTTTGATCTCGTCCGTTTCAAACTCCGTATCGGCGGTGTGAGCGTCCTCACGGTGGAGAGTTTTATATTCATTCCACCGCTCACGAATCAACCCTTCAAGGTGTTTTTCCAACTCCTCTACTTCTCCTCGAAGTTCTTCTCGCTGCTCCTCGAGTGCAACAGGAATGAATTCGTCACCATCGGACTGGGAGATCCACGCCTCTTCGTCGGCGTCCCAAGACTTCTGGTCCGACATCTCCCACAACTCGTGGAAGAAAGAGTTAGCCATTTTCGGCGTTCCAATGACAACAATTGTCGGGAAGTATTCGACTTGAGGAACGGACTGGTCAACTGCTTCGAGGAATGTGGAGAACATCCCCTCGTCAACGTCCTGAAACTCGTCAATGACACCGACGTGACCGTGGAGACCACGCAGACCGTCACCATCTCCCCACGCCGATCGTGCCTTTACGTCGGCCTCGACGTGGACCTTGTCTCCATTGCTCTTCTCGAGTTGGCGCTCAAACTTCTGGTGTGAGACGTTGTTCTTGGTTCGAACCGATGTCAGTCCCGACTGTTTGACGTGAGACTTGAAACGGTCCATCACTTCACCGAACTGCTCCGTCCGTGGGGCAGTAACGTCAACCTCGACCATCGGATACTCTGAGACAGCCCACTCCGCTGCGGCTGTCGCGGTCGTCGTCTTCAGACAACCACGAGCGTAGAGCAGAACGACCACGTCTCCCCAGTTACCTGGGACGAGTGGCCCATCTTCGTGAGCCATGTACGACAGGAACGTCTCTCCGTCGTCGGCGTAAAAGTCGTAATCCCGCTCTGGGTCGTTTGGATGCTGCCAGAAGTTCCTGATATACAGTCTAATATCATGTGGGAGTCGCTGACGCAACTCGTCTGGAACGTTCTGGTGTACTGTCATCTATTCTAATTCGATTTCTGCGGCTTCACCGTCGTCCTCCATCTCTTGAGTGAACTGTTCAGCAGAAATTGGCTCAGGCGTCTCAGATTCGTCGTCAGTCGATTCTTCACCTGGCTTGACCGATAGGGTATAGTCGTTCTTCTGGAACGTCAGAACGCCGCCACCGTCGTCAGAATCGATCTCAACACCTCCGTTCTTGAGGTGTTCTTTGATGTCCTTCGTGACTCGGGAAATTGGGAGGTGAAGATGATGTTCAGTTTTCTCCGTTTTCGTGTCAGTAATCTTCCCCTCCATATCAGCCGACTGCGAAATCGTATCGACGGCGACACCGTCTTTGAACACGACCTCCTTCATGTTCTGCTGCATAACCTCGGTGAGAGCTGCATACCACAATTCTGTGGCCTGAAATTTGTATAAGGCGCTCTGCGGCATCGGCAATTCAACATTGACCGAATTTTCTTGAATAAGATCAGAACCAGACGTATCGAGGTTACGTTCGACACGCTCCACCTCGAGATCGAACTGAGAAAGTTCGGTCAGACCGTCAAACATCTCGACGGCGAAAAGGAACTTTTCAGGCGATAGGTGCTTTGCAAAATTGATAAAGTTCGTTGCAAAGTATCCATGTTCGAAAAGTTCGTCGGCACGTTCCATTAGATCATCCATTTGTTTGTGTGTTTTGCAGTAATCTGAACCGTCTTCTACAAACGTAGATTCGGGCATTTGCGTACAGAAGCGGACTTCGCCGTAGCGTCGTTCGTAATCACGAACTGGTGCGCCACAGCGACCATCTGTCGGTTCCGTACTTCCCGTCTCTAACGAGAACTCCTTTTCATCGTCAGTCCGACCCCACGGTTCATCTCCACGCCAAAACGTTTCCCAGGACTCTGGGTAATCGTCGTGTGGAGGTTCTGGAGGTTCCATGAGTGAAGTGATACACCAAAACGGTGTGGTCGGGGTGGCGTTCCTACCTATAAAGGGCAGAAACGAACGAGCCACGTTCGGTCCCAGCGAAATGACTCGAACAGAACGAGAGAACCAATCGGTTCACACTCGTTCTACTTAAAGTGTAATCTCGTATCCCGCTTATAAAAGATCGATTTTTGATTCAATATGTTTGTGGCAACTTGGGCAGAGCGAAATCAGATTATGGAGACTATGAGACTCATCTTCATTATCAAAACACCTTCGTGGCGTTCTATGGTGTACATGCAATCCTCTACCATGTTCTTCCTTCGATTCCTCGTCAGTTTTTCTACACAATCTACACGTGTAATAATCCCGTTCGAGAACTTTTTCTCTCATACCGTTGGGAAATATTACACTACTCCACCCACCTTTCCAATTATGGTGGTTTTCACCACTCATCCATTCACTTTGCCACTCGTGAAGACAATCTCTCGAACAGAATGTTCTTTCATATCGCCCCACTTGACCCTCGTTAATCAAATGATCGTCCTCACACCAGTGACATTCTACTTCTACTTTACTAACATTCCTTATCCCATGGGATCTTGATAAATGTCGCCTATACAATGTAGTGTCGTAAAATTCTTCATCACACTCATCACATTCTTCGTACTCCCCATCCACACCTCGAGTGTGAACCTTCGTATGATGAACTATTAGATCTTCGGCACTGTCAAAATCTTTTTCACACTTGTCACAAACCGTATCTATATTGGTATAAGATGCCGATGAACTTGAGACGCTCATTACTTACCATGTAATTACGTCTTACATGCTATTTAAACTTTCGAACTAATCCCAACGCTGTCGTTTCTTGTCACTCGGAATGCGCTCACGGACCATCGAGCGGAGTGTTTTCATCTGACCAGCAACCTCACCTTCTTCAAACCCAACGTCGATGCAGAGGTTCTGGAAACCTTTCTCGTCCTCAATCCAACGATCGTCCTCTCGAGCAACTCGGTTGATAATTCCAAGAACAATCTGTTCAATGGAAAAGTGACCGAACGAGTTGATATGCATCACATCGAGCGTGAGGTGCTTAACTCGCTGCTTCTGATATCGAGTTAGATCAAGATGAGACGTGTAGGTATCAACAATCCGTCGCTTCCATTCCTCTCGGTTCTGCTGCTCACGACTCTTCCGATTGGATGAGTAAGCGTCGTACGGATCCTCACCTTCCTGCCAACGGAGCATCCGCTTATACTCATTCTTCCGACGCTGACTAACCTGAAGACTATCTATATCGTATTCGATAAACGAAGTATCGGTATTAGATCGACTGTCACGGCTCTCATACCGCTGCTCGTCGTACCGATCATCCCTCATATCATCTCGACTACCGTCATTTGCCTTCCGAGACAGATTATGCGATTCGACTCCCATATCTATTACTTACAGTTATCCTTACGCACCACAGACACATAAATGTTGCGACTTAGTTACCAGTTAATTTCAGAGGGGATATTAGATTGGTGTAGCTTTTCCAGCCCCTCTTCCCGTTTTAAGTGGGGGACTAATAGTGTCCGTAAGCTAACAACACGTCTCACAGAACACAACTAATATATAAAACAGTTGCGAGAATTGAGACAGTCGTGACAATCGTAGGTCTGTAATCGGAACATTAAAGTGCAAGTAACACGTAAGTAGTATAAGGAGGAGAGTATGGACTATTGGACTGATATACTCACTGAGAATGTTGGTGTAACATACTTCGAGGACCTTGATACTGGGGAGTATCAGGCTATTGTCTTCGCTGTGGGTGAAGCAAACGAAGATGATATCCCATTCGGATATCTCGACCATCGAGCAGCACAAATGCGCTTCATCAGAGAGTCTCGTAAGATGCGAGAGAGTGTTGACCGCAGACAACGAGTCCGTGACCGCATCGCTGAAGCGGGCTACGATCGTGACGAGATTCCACTGTGACTCGAACAATCCACGTTCCTGAAGGAGAAGAGGGGGATGAGGTTGTGATGCGATTGATTCCGAACCTATACAAGATGTCTCGAGGTCGCCAAAATTCGTGATGAACTACGCAAGTCAGTTTTGGACGGGCGAACACCGATATCAGGCTCTTGTACGGGAATATGAGAACAACATTGTCGTGACGCATCCTAATATCGTTACTGGGCGGAGCAAATGTGGATACTGCTACGGGTGTCCGTACCATGCAACTGATGTGAAATACTACGAGTACCAAGGACCATCAATATGACTGAATTACTATCAGATAGTTCGAGGGATGTAGAGATCGAAACAATTGACGTGTCTGATGTAGACGAGCTATACGTCGAATACGACGGCTACATCTACGTGGAAGGATGAGCCACGAAGAAATACCCCCATCGGAATGGGACGGGAGACACATTGATTTCGACGGGGAAGAAACGTGTAAAATATGTGGTGCTGAAGCAGAGACATTTGGATGTCCTAAATGTGGGGGATGGGAGTGTAGCGAATCTGGAGAGGTGTTATTTCAAGCGTGAGTCAGCACATCCGTATCGGTAATTATTACTGGCACAAGACTCGTGATGAGAACATACTTGTTACGCATCACGACTCTGCAAACTACGTCTGGTATAGAGGCGTCAAATCGAAGGACAACGCTGGAGTGATCGCCACAACCGACTGGATCGAGCAACAGCCGTATGACGAGCTACTCGGCTGTATTCAGATGGCTGACTACCCAGAGGAGAGCGAATGGCGTGAGATGCGTGTTGCGGTCCTCGAGCGGGACGACTACACGTGCCAGGGCTGTGGAACGAACGTGAATAGTTCAGCGCCGATCCACCACATCGTTCCATTAGGGTGTGGAGGAACCAACACGTTTCGCAACCTAATCACCCTCTGCGAGTCGTGTCACGGTAGGGTGCATGGCGGACCAATTTGATGGATACAACCGTGACTTTTATCAGTCTGTAGTACGTAGTAAGTATATGGGGAGTAAAAGATATGAAGATGAGGAGTTGCTTCGTAAAATGTATATTGATGATGAGATGAGTCAAAGTGAGATTGGTGATGAACTTGACTGTAGTGCCAGAACTATTGGGAGGAAATTGGATAAATACGATATAGAGGCTCGAGGACCAGGCGGTGCTGGAGTTCCGATAGCATCATATGTTCGAGATCCACGTGGATATCGTAAAGCATGGTGTAGAGATGATAACAAGGGAGTTTATATTCATCAACTCCTTGTGATTGCAAACGGAGAAGACCCCCATGCTGTCTTTGCAGATGGAACTGAAGTACATCATATAAATAAACATAAGCAAGATAATAGACCCTCAAACGTTAAATTGATGGTTGACATGGAACATCAAGCAGAACACATCATCGGTTGTAATTGGACTGGTGTATCGGTATGAAAGTTGAATGCACAAACTGCAATCGAGTGTGGTACGATAGAATGGAGTTAGAACAGCCTAACTATAGGAATTGGCGTTACTGTCCGTACTGTGGAGGTACGCTATGACATTCATTGCAGATGAATACACTGTAGAAGTATCTGGATTCAATATCGACTCTGATGAGCTAACAGAGGCTATAATGTCTGTAGATGGTGTTTATAAGTGTCCCATCAGACTACCTGAAAATGAGTGGTGGTGTAATGAAAGTGACATTCCCCGATGATGCATCTGATCGGTTTCATGCTCGTTCATGAATGAGCGTAACCCCTCCTAATCATATTTCTGGAACTTTTAAGCGGTAGGAAGGGCGCGGAAATTTGGGTGCAACTCGTCTCACAAAAATAATAATTTTTACAGTCATGGTGGCGGTTTCCATATATCTGCTATCGTTTTACAACACAGAGGGGGAATTAATGGACCCCAGTGGAACGAGCGTGCGACACCCCACCGAAGCTAATCTTGATGGGGGCCTTTCACTCGAGTTAGTGCCTGAATTAACTCGAGTTAGTCATTGAATGCATGTCTCATCATGGTACGCAGATAACACGGAGCGAACAGTGCCTTTTGTGTGAAACGGGGATACCCGAAACCATCGTAGTAGGATGCGGCCGCTCGTTGACCGACTATCTCAGTGAACAATAGCGGGCGAACGAAACGGGGATAGCGCCCCTTGATGTGTTCAAATTTCTTATACTCTCCCTCGAGCGAAAAGTCGGTATCACACTCGAGATGCCCAAACCAATCATGCACTGCTCGAGCCTTCACGTTATCTTCCCATGACATGTGTTCTGGAGTGGAACCACCACTGAACACCCGAAGCTCATTATCTCGAGCGACTGACTCTTTCATATCAGCGAAACTATCATAGGGATCCTCATCGGTCCATATGACTGGAACAGGAATGCGGTCGTACCAAACCGAATTCACTCGAGCGATCGTATCGTACGCACCTTGCACGAATGACTCGACATGATTCGGGTTGGTTGTGGCGTACCATCGTCCCAACACATCGCATAGGTCGGATTCAGTCAGATGTGTGTCCTCTCGAGCGATATCGTTGTTTCCTTCGAGATTCGTCGGTTTTACCGTCGTGTGTGCTTTGTACATTGGTGAATCACTGTGTTTTTGGTGGCTTGTTTAGGCTATCTTACGCGGATGTGCTTACCAGATAGCCCGCGACGAGTTGCCTCGTACTTACCACTTAGTGCATACACACATAAGGCTTTCGTTTCCCGCGTACGCAAGGCATGGCAGTCACTCGAGACAAGAGGATATTACTCGAGATAATAATTTGCGGATAAGAGTACACACCCATTGAACACTGTATTACACTCGTTGAGCCACTGCTACACACTCATAGAAAGCCATAGAATGCCCGTGGGTCAGTTTCTCCAGTCGATCCGACTGATTCCCTACGTTACGTGCATACCGCATACAAGCACATCGAATGAATCATGCACATTGTAGGGCGGTATAACTCACAGTTATATTCTCGAGACAAATAAAAAAGTCTCAGTTATCCCAGATATTCGTTTGGATTGTTAGAATAGTTTTCCACAACTTTCTTAGCTTCTTTGACAGTATCACATGCGCTTTGATCTAACACGTTCGTTTTTGCGTATCCATCCATTCCCGTATCTTCACCACTTGGATGATGAAGTGAAATTTCATAACAATTCGTTTTCTGAATCGACAGTGCAAATTTATCACGTTCGTATTCGGCAGAGTATGGCGGGAGCCCGTCAAATTCGTTCCAACCATCGGCGACTGCGTTTATTATCTGTCGTACGTCCGTATCTTTGTCTTGAGACATACATACCACTTACTTATACACACATATAAACTTACCGATTTCCTGGGAATGCGCCACAGTAATAACTCGGAGCCAAAAAATAACTGACTCTCCGCTACGGTTTCGGAATGTCGATCGATCCTGAATGAGAATAGTTACCGACTTGAAACGTACCACCGAATGATATTATGTCACTCGAGTGTTCAATATCAACCGTGTGTTGTATTATCATGTTAGTGCAAGACCGATGAGTAATAACGCTGTTACAACGACCGCGGTCACTTCCGCAGCCCAGTATGGTTTGATCGTCATTGATCCGTCTTTCTCTCGTTCACTTCCCGCTGTTTCTCACGGCGTTTACGCGCTTCAACGAACTTTTCAGGGAGTTGGCTTCTACTCATGTTACACTTACCACTTAGTTACCATCGCACATAAAGGTGGCGGTATGCACAAGAGTAATAATCGAAGGTCAAAAAATAACTGACTTTATTTCAAACCGTTTTATAGCTCAATCCAAATCTCCGTACCACCACAATAGGGACAGTATTCGACATCATTCTTGTGGTTATCAGGGACTTTAAATTCACGCTTACAACCGCTGTGGCAAGCAACAGTTTTCATTGTTCTTTTCCCTCCGCACAATCGTAATATCCTTCACGGAATGCGGTGGAAACATCTTCGTTATAGATGTCATGCACGACATCAATCGGTAACTCTTGATAGGTACCATACCCACTATCTTCGTATCCAGCGATCGAACGGAGCTTAGGGGCAAGAATGTTAGCCCAACGAGCGGAGTCCGTTGGAACCTCGGGTTTTGAATCGGCGAATTCGCCACCTTCACCGTATTCACCTTCAATGGGACTTGCCTCCGCATATCCCATTTCATAGGCCTTTTCTTTCGCTTTCTCAGCGATTTGTTCAATGGTTAGACACTCGTTATACTCGCCCAATTCTTCAGACATTCGTAGCCTGAAGAAAAGCTTCGGATCTTGTGACTTGTAGACAAGAATGTGAGTGTCGAGCGGTTTTTCACAATCGGCGCAAAGGGTGCCAGGATAGTCACTTTCCGCATCACCGAACATTACGCTGTTATCTTCGTTGTGCCATTCTTCGTCGCTCACACAGCCCGCGCATACGATATGTGCATCATCAACGAACATACCAGCAACACCATAGGGTGCGTGTCCGTTCGGTGTTTGACTCTTACTCACAGCGGTCTCACGGTCGAGAGTATCGTTATCCGTTACGATTATATCGCTCATATCCAATTACCACTTACATACCGACCCACATAAACCCACCGATATCGACGCACCACACACGTGTAACAGGATATGGAAAATACGATCATTGGATATTACTCTCACGAATGGATTGAGTGACAAATATTACCGACATGGTCTCTTTTATGTCGATCGCTCCATTACTTGAGTGTATGAAATCACACCGCCGCATAACCCACAGTTATGCTCGCCGATATTACTCAGATGTATTTCTCACACCATCAGTATTACTCAGGATAATATTACCACCAGTTATGTGGACCGAAGGGAACGAGGGGATAATATCAGATTAGTGAAATAGACCCTAATTGAAAATCTGCGATTTTCGGCGAGGATTGTGATCTGCTTTGCAGATCGCGTCCTAATAATATTTCTGGCGATTTTTTCAGCAACCTCGAAATAGGCCCTAATAATATTTCTGGCGATTTTTGGGGAAAGTTAAAAACGGTTCTAATTATAATTCTGGCTCGAGCGCAACTCACCCACAGATCTCTCCTCACGTGGCTGTGGCACCCACCACACTGTTTTTAGAAAAGACACGTGGTTTCCACCAAACCAATTGAAAAACCGCTCAGAAAACGACTATGCTCCTCTCAGTAACCGTCGTCGGGGAACTGTCCCTCCTCCGCATCGAACGCCACAGCAACCGCCTCTTGATCGTACACTACCCCCCATTCATTTTCGTTCTCACCGCCAGAGAACATGCGACCCCCACCGATGCAT containing:
- a CDS encoding HNH endonuclease, with amino-acid sequence MSQHIRIGNYYWHKTRDENILVTHHDSANYVWYRGVKSKDNAGVIATTDWIEQQPYDELLGCIQMADYPEESEWREMRVAVLERDDYTCQGCGTNVNSSAPIHHIVPLGCGGTNTFRNLITLCESCHGRVHGGPI